The proteins below are encoded in one region of Thioclava sp. GXIMD2076:
- a CDS encoding GIY-YIG nuclease family protein, which translates to MARRSRGFTRIRWLRRNVAWGTVYLTCDEADPRRIKIGFTQRKTVDRRKELSRSVQGRMVIIQTVRMPHAFALEARCHAEVRRLAYRDRSRTREWYLLRDGASVSDVATLISEQATRLRLIARLKIAWPSYGRISLFDSGWRPSERGDPVKLDLE; encoded by the coding sequence ATGGCCCGCCGGTCGCGGGGCTTCACCCGTATCCGCTGGCTTCGCCGGAACGTAGCTTGGGGCACCGTCTATCTGACCTGCGACGAGGCCGACCCGCGCCGGATTAAGATCGGTTTCACACAACGGAAGACCGTTGATCGCCGGAAAGAGCTTTCCCGCAGCGTCCAAGGTCGCATGGTCATCATCCAGACGGTGAGAATGCCTCACGCCTTCGCGCTCGAAGCTCGGTGTCATGCCGAAGTCCGCCGACTGGCCTACCGTGACAGAAGCCGCACCCGAGAATGGTATCTCTTGCGCGATGGCGCTTCGGTCAGCGACGTGGCGACCCTGATTTCCGAGCAGGCGACCCGTCTTAGGCTGATAGCCCGTCTCAAGATTGCTTGGCCGAGCTATGGCCGGATTTCCTTGTTCGATTCAGGCTGGCGACCTTCCGAGCGGGGCGATCCGGTGAAGCTCGATCTCGAATGA